A part of Sulfurifustis variabilis genomic DNA contains:
- a CDS encoding DUF1772 domain-containing protein, with product MPLKIARFITLVLLALVLGVSFSHALQAAPKATLAGFFFLDIHHVLLSRYGTVMGTIEVAALVLALVSLALVRRERPPFVANLVSVVALAVMLLVWAVFIYPINQEVATWTAVALPADWEQYRDRWHLWHAIRTGLALVAFGAFAISLLVEPKKRLFASPY from the coding sequence ATGCCGCTCAAGATCGCCCGCTTCATCACCCTCGTCCTGCTCGCGCTCGTCCTCGGCGTGTCCTTCTCGCACGCGCTGCAGGCCGCTCCCAAGGCGACGCTCGCCGGCTTTTTCTTCCTGGACATCCATCACGTGCTCCTCAGCCGGTACGGGACCGTCATGGGCACAATCGAAGTGGCCGCTCTGGTCCTGGCGCTCGTCAGCCTCGCGCTGGTGCGGCGCGAGCGTCCCCCGTTCGTCGCGAACCTGGTGTCCGTCGTCGCGCTCGCCGTCATGCTCCTCGTCTGGGCGGTCTTCATCTACCCGATCAACCAGGAGGTCGCGACGTGGACCGCCGTGGCGCTGCCGGCGGACTGGGAGCAGTACCGCGATCGCTGGCACTTGTGGCACGCGATCCGCACCGGCCTCGCCCTCGTCGCCTTCGGCGCGTTCGCGATCTCGCTCCTCGTCGAACCCAAGAAGCGGCTCTTCGCCAGCCCGTACTGA
- a CDS encoding multicopper oxidase domain-containing protein, translating into MKHSSYEKDGEMGGGGMMGGCYTYPASPATPGKVTPDAFFDRGVYMDGSMKMDDGKSVRIWGFYDRAAGGGMGSKPFPSPAIRVTEGQIVHTRLVMDMMMLHTIHHHGIEPSWQNDGVGHVSWDVDRQYTYQWRASQAGTYFYHCHTNTVLHAEMGMYGGLIVDPRPDPNDPPGTKRVFAGGPAYDLETVWAADEIDPRWHTLGADAGTCGADVGLNDLNPKYFIITGVDGAKSALTAPGIAVQMNRGQTLLARYINAGYYPQRIRFGGLTATVVASDGRPLPRAFQAQSLEASSAERYDCLFTPTQAGVFDVTVEVLHWVTGKVLGTARTRVTVY; encoded by the coding sequence ATGAAACATTCGAGCTACGAGAAGGACGGCGAGATGGGCGGCGGCGGAATGATGGGCGGCTGCTATACCTATCCGGCCTCCCCCGCCACGCCCGGCAAAGTCACGCCCGACGCGTTCTTCGATCGCGGTGTCTACATGGACGGGTCGATGAAGATGGACGACGGCAAGAGCGTGCGCATCTGGGGGTTCTACGACCGCGCGGCGGGCGGCGGCATGGGCAGCAAACCCTTCCCCTCGCCAGCGATCCGCGTGACGGAAGGACAGATCGTGCACACGCGCCTCGTCATGGACATGATGATGCTGCACACCATCCACCACCACGGCATCGAGCCGAGCTGGCAAAACGACGGGGTCGGGCACGTGTCCTGGGACGTCGACCGCCAGTACACGTACCAGTGGCGGGCGAGCCAGGCGGGAACCTACTTCTATCACTGCCACACGAACACGGTGCTGCACGCGGAGATGGGCATGTACGGCGGGCTCATCGTCGATCCGAGGCCCGATCCGAACGACCCACCGGGCACGAAGCGCGTGTTCGCGGGCGGGCCGGCTTACGATCTCGAAACCGTGTGGGCCGCGGACGAGATCGACCCGCGCTGGCACACCCTGGGCGCCGACGCCGGCACCTGCGGCGCCGACGTGGGCCTGAACGACCTGAACCCCAAGTACTTCATCATTACGGGAGTGGACGGGGCGAAGTCGGCGCTGACCGCCCCGGGCATCGCGGTGCAGATGAACCGGGGACAGACGCTGCTCGCGCGCTACATCAACGCCGGTTACTACCCGCAGCGGATTCGCTTCGGCGGGCTGACGGCGACCGTGGTCGCCTCCGACGGCCGCCCCCTCCCGCGCGCGTTCCAGGCGCAGTCGCTCGAGGCGTCCTCGGCCGAGCGCTACGACTGCCTGTTCACGCCGACCCAGGCGGGCGTGTTCGACGTCACCGTGGAAGTGCTGCACTGGGTGACCGGAAAGGTGCTGGGGACGGCGCGCACGCGCGTGACGGTGTATTGA
- a CDS encoding multicopper oxidase domain-containing protein has translation MKRRTFLKAGTAGIAAAFSGTGALIAWTARSEAKTVSATLYITDGYITQPDGKDVYFRGYSDSPSSLAVPGRHLMAMEGDTLVVNVTNTLSRTHNFRIDGVVDSGPIAPGETVTVQFAAPTAGSYLYYDGSNAPYHRLLGLHGALAVMPAGATNRLYAGSPTFVQQYAWILNDVDPAWHEAVRTGATPTTAFKPRYFTINGQSSRPPGAPGAGDPAIDAMANRSTALHGRVGDRALIRIFNAGLCAHSIHWHGNHVEWLTQNGQVRSDIWRKDTLRITSNMGRLDVIYPFQAPPDAWPPATTGMYPMHLHDEMTQTAGGGLYQFGAMTDIMFM, from the coding sequence ATGAAACGCAGAACGTTCCTCAAGGCGGGCACGGCCGGAATCGCCGCTGCCTTTTCCGGTACGGGAGCACTCATCGCCTGGACGGCACGTTCCGAAGCCAAGACGGTCTCGGCCACGCTTTACATCACCGACGGATACATCACTCAGCCCGACGGCAAGGACGTTTACTTTCGCGGGTACAGCGATTCGCCGTCCTCGCTCGCCGTTCCCGGGCGGCACCTCATGGCCATGGAGGGCGACACGCTCGTCGTGAACGTCACCAACACGCTCTCCCGGACCCACAACTTCCGCATCGACGGCGTCGTCGACAGCGGACCGATCGCGCCGGGGGAAACGGTCACCGTGCAGTTCGCGGCGCCGACGGCGGGTTCCTACCTCTATTACGACGGATCGAACGCGCCGTATCATCGACTGCTCGGCCTGCACGGCGCGCTGGCGGTCATGCCGGCCGGCGCGACGAACCGGCTCTATGCCGGGAGCCCGACTTTCGTCCAGCAGTACGCGTGGATCCTGAACGACGTCGACCCCGCCTGGCACGAGGCGGTGCGCACCGGCGCGACGCCGACGACGGCGTTCAAGCCGCGCTACTTCACCATCAACGGGCAGAGCTCGCGGCCGCCGGGAGCGCCCGGCGCCGGCGATCCGGCCATCGACGCGATGGCCAATCGGAGCACCGCGCTGCACGGCCGCGTCGGCGATCGCGCCCTGATCCGCATCTTCAACGCGGGTCTGTGCGCGCACTCGATCCACTGGCACGGCAACCACGTCGAGTGGCTGACCCAAAACGGCCAGGTCCGCTCCGACATCTGGAGAAAGGACACGCTCCGCATCACCAGCAACATGGGACGCCTCGACGTCATCTATCCCTTCCAGGCGCCGCCCGATGCCTGGCCCCCGGCGACCACCGGCATGTACCCGATGCATCTGCACGACGAGATGACGCAGACGGCCGGCGGCGGCTTGTATCAGTTCGGCGCCATGACCGACATCATGTTCATGTAG
- a CDS encoding DUF2235 domain-containing protein, with protein sequence MQRNLVVCCDGTWNTPTQKDRGLVVPSNVVKMSRAIDDSDPTRQRIYYDTGVGTGRGIDRWFGGAFGVGLTDNIQQAYQWVADEYRDGDRLYLFGFSRGAYTVRSLAGLIGRCGLTPVGDAKAARKAYDLYRQASDDRRRALADAFKAGQREVRVHFLGVWDTVGSLGVPALSRYGLLRKTVRRLARGSKLAHGFHDENLGRHVAHAYHAVAIDEERGPFAPSLWKTEGAPRDNVEQVWFAGVHCNVGGGYVDAGLSDHALLWMAAKAMKAGLALDYRYLAMRVDPNCHGELRDSKTLAYHLIPDHEREIGLPNTLNERIHRSAVSRMRHPTNGYRPRSLTRALDIGVPVTDEGLDLLERIRAALYPEPPDMPKRAA encoded by the coding sequence ATGCAACGCAATCTCGTGGTGTGCTGCGACGGCACCTGGAACACGCCGACGCAGAAGGACCGCGGTCTCGTCGTACCGTCCAACGTCGTGAAGATGTCGCGCGCGATCGACGACTCGGACCCGACGCGGCAGCGCATCTACTATGACACCGGCGTCGGCACCGGCCGGGGCATCGACAGGTGGTTCGGCGGCGCCTTCGGCGTCGGGCTGACCGACAACATCCAGCAGGCATACCAGTGGGTCGCCGACGAGTACCGCGACGGCGACCGGCTCTACCTGTTCGGCTTCAGCCGCGGCGCCTACACCGTGCGCTCGCTCGCCGGCCTCATCGGTCGCTGCGGGTTGACGCCGGTCGGGGATGCGAAGGCGGCCCGGAAGGCGTACGACCTCTATCGCCAGGCATCGGACGACCGCCGCCGGGCGCTCGCCGACGCGTTCAAGGCTGGGCAGCGGGAGGTGCGGGTCCACTTTCTCGGCGTCTGGGACACGGTCGGCTCGCTCGGCGTTCCCGCGCTCTCGCGCTACGGGCTGCTGCGCAAGACGGTGCGCCGCCTCGCGCGCGGCTCGAAGCTCGCGCACGGCTTTCACGACGAGAATCTGGGACGGCACGTCGCGCACGCGTATCACGCGGTGGCGATCGACGAGGAGCGCGGACCGTTCGCGCCGAGCCTGTGGAAAACGGAGGGCGCACCGCGCGACAACGTCGAGCAGGTGTGGTTCGCCGGCGTGCACTGCAACGTCGGCGGCGGTTACGTCGACGCCGGGCTGTCGGACCACGCGCTCCTGTGGATGGCGGCCAAGGCCATGAAGGCGGGGCTCGCGCTCGACTACCGCTACCTGGCGATGCGCGTCGACCCGAACTGTCACGGCGAGCTCCGCGATTCGAAGACGCTCGCGTACCACCTCATTCCGGATCACGAACGCGAGATCGGACTGCCGAACACCCTTAACGAGCGGATCCATCGCAGCGCGGTTTCGCGGATGCGCCATCCGACCAACGGCTACCGCCCCCGCAGCCTCACGCGCGCGCTCGACATCGGTGTGCCGGTCACCGACGAGGGGCTCGATCTGCTCGAGCGCATCCGCGCGGCTCTGTACCCGGAGCCGCCCGACATGCCGAAGAGGGCGGCATGA
- a CDS encoding DUF5329 family protein — MTRRPLLAVLLFAWGVAPADVPPGQRAEVEHLLAFVTRSECLFIRNDAAHTGAKAAAHMRKKYEYFRDRIRSTEDFIELAASRSTTSGKPYTVRCGAQPGVATRDWLEAELGRHRRTRRAAP; from the coding sequence ATGACGCGCCGGCCTCTCCTCGCGGTGTTGCTGTTCGCGTGGGGCGTCGCCCCGGCCGACGTCCCGCCCGGGCAGCGCGCGGAGGTGGAGCATCTCCTCGCGTTCGTCACCCGGTCGGAGTGCCTTTTTATCCGCAACGACGCGGCGCACACCGGAGCAAAGGCGGCCGCCCACATGCGAAAGAAGTACGAGTATTTCCGCGACCGCATCCGATCGACCGAAGACTTCATCGAGCTGGCCGCCAGCCGCAGCACGACGAGCGGCAAACCCTACACGGTCCGTTGCGGCGCGCAGCCCGGGGTTGCCACCCGCGATTGGCTGGAGGCCGAGCTCGGACGCCACCGCCGGACCCGGCGCGCCGCGCCGTGA
- a CDS encoding DUF2254 domain-containing protein — translation MKTQLSKVLERLRASYWFVPSVLVVLAIALSYATVWIDRTWPVDAEGRRYWLYGGQAEGAREVLGTVATAMMTIASLTFSITIVALTLAAQQFGSRLLYNFMRDRANQFVLGIFIATFLYAILVLRMVQGGESDAFVPQLSVTVALVLTLLSVGALIYFIHHTAESIQADNVIEAVRRDLLDCAHALLPDGADGPRDAEWSEAESLWQRLREDSAAVAARGSGFLQAVDTQSLESLAAGKQAVFRLLKRPGDFVMTGCELLRVSPAALVDDAFAARLNRDFILGSRRTLIQDIELPFQQLVEIALRALSPGINDPHTAIRCIDRLGDMLGEVLRRGEPPVAARDTDGAIRLIFERVTFASILGTAFDEIRQQASPHPAVVARLLDTLRVLIEMAPTEAQRQAIALQARLAHLEAAEKAGTEAERALLEKRMRAIRALLAQGEGAERTVSATHADG, via the coding sequence GTGAAGACGCAGCTGAGCAAGGTGCTCGAGCGTCTGCGCGCGAGCTACTGGTTCGTCCCGTCCGTTCTCGTCGTCCTCGCCATCGCGCTTTCGTACGCGACGGTCTGGATCGATCGGACCTGGCCGGTCGACGCCGAGGGCCGGCGGTACTGGCTCTACGGCGGGCAGGCGGAGGGGGCGCGCGAGGTGCTGGGCACCGTCGCGACCGCCATGATGACGATCGCGAGCCTCACGTTTTCGATCACCATCGTCGCGCTCACCCTGGCCGCGCAGCAGTTCGGATCCCGCCTGCTGTACAACTTCATGCGCGACCGTGCGAACCAGTTCGTGCTCGGGATCTTCATCGCCACGTTTCTCTACGCGATCCTGGTGCTGCGGATGGTGCAGGGCGGCGAATCGGACGCGTTCGTTCCCCAGCTCTCCGTGACCGTCGCCCTCGTCCTCACCCTGTTGAGCGTCGGCGCGCTCATCTACTTCATCCATCACACCGCCGAGTCGATCCAGGCCGACAACGTCATCGAGGCGGTGCGCCGCGACCTGCTCGACTGCGCGCACGCGCTGCTCCCCGACGGCGCGGACGGACCGCGCGACGCCGAGTGGTCCGAGGCCGAGTCGCTGTGGCAGCGCCTGCGGGAGGACAGCGCCGCGGTGGCTGCCCGGGGCAGCGGTTTTCTGCAGGCGGTCGATACGCAGTCGCTCGAATCGCTGGCCGCCGGGAAGCAGGCGGTCTTCCGCCTCCTGAAGCGCCCCGGCGACTTCGTCATGACCGGCTGCGAGCTGCTGCGCGTTTCGCCCGCGGCGCTCGTCGACGACGCGTTCGCGGCGAGGCTCAACAGGGATTTCATCCTCGGTTCGCGCCGCACCCTGATCCAGGACATCGAGCTGCCGTTCCAGCAGCTCGTGGAGATCGCGCTGCGCGCGCTGTCTCCCGGCATCAACGACCCCCATACGGCGATACGCTGCATCGACCGGCTCGGCGACATGCTCGGTGAAGTGCTGCGGCGCGGCGAGCCGCCGGTGGCGGCGCGCGACACCGACGGGGCGATCCGCCTGATCTTCGAGCGCGTGACCTTCGCCTCGATCCTGGGCACGGCGTTCGACGAGATCCGCCAGCAGGCGAGCCCGCACCCCGCGGTCGTGGCGCGACTGCTCGACACCCTGCGCGTGCTCATCGAGATGGCGCCGACCGAGGCGCAACGGCAGGCGATCGCGCTCCAGGCGCGTTTGGCGCACCTCGAGGCCGCGGAGAAAGCGGGCACCGAGGCGGAGCGGGCGCTCCTGGAGAAGCGGATGCGGGCGATCCGCGCGCTGCTCGCGCAGGGGGAAGGCGCCGAGCGAACGGTCAGCGCGACGCACGCGGACGGCTGA
- a CDS encoding Ig-like domain-containing protein, with protein sequence MERPGVAARRGFLLASLALISSIAGCGDGGDSSASPPDTAPRPIVAPVDSDPPAVQITGPVAGGSYASSGAAVTLSGSATDNVGVDRVVWSNNRGGSGTASGGASWNTGPIPLQSGVNLITVTALDPSGNSGTADISVSYATTAGGDTIVPAVTITSPTTDASYAATAATLHLAGTAGDNQGVARVSWSNNRGGSGTASGTQSWSVAGIALQSGSNVITVTAVDLADNTATDTLTVTYTAPDTTVPTVTITSPTGGAAYTTSSGSIALGGSAGDDVGVVQVRWSNSRGSSGTASGTTAWSAKNIALQSGTNVLTVTAVDAAGNGASDSLTVTYNVPDTTPPSVTGLSPANGATNVAVTTTLTATFSEPVTNVTTSTFRVNGVTGTVSLNGNTATFRPATALTGGTGYTATVSGGAAGVKDLAGNPLASDRVWSFTTAPVLATASYRASWNAVPDPTVTGYRLYYATAPLGSGQPLGTLDTTATSLVFVPGNHGLMAGATLYLAVTSLGENGAESPLSEQVSILLE encoded by the coding sequence GTGGAGCGTCCCGGCGTCGCAGCGCGCCGCGGTTTCCTGCTGGCGAGCCTGGCGTTGATCTCGTCGATCGCCGGTTGCGGCGACGGCGGCGACTCTTCCGCGTCGCCGCCGGATACCGCGCCCCGCCCCATTGTCGCTCCCGTCGATTCCGATCCACCCGCGGTGCAGATCACCGGCCCGGTCGCCGGCGGGAGCTACGCGTCGAGCGGCGCGGCGGTAACGCTCTCGGGTTCCGCGACGGACAACGTCGGCGTCGACCGGGTGGTCTGGTCGAACAATCGAGGCGGCAGCGGCACGGCGAGCGGCGGCGCCAGCTGGAACACGGGCCCGATCCCCCTGCAGAGCGGCGTGAACCTCATCACGGTGACGGCCCTTGACCCCAGCGGAAACAGCGGCACGGCGGACATCAGCGTCTCGTACGCGACGACCGCCGGCGGCGACACGATCGTGCCTGCGGTAACCATCACCAGCCCGACGACGGACGCGAGCTACGCCGCGACCGCGGCCACGTTGCACCTCGCCGGGACCGCCGGCGACAACCAGGGTGTGGCGAGGGTGAGCTGGTCGAACAACCGCGGAGGCAGCGGGACGGCCAGCGGCACCCAAAGCTGGAGCGTGGCGGGTATCGCGCTCCAGTCGGGCAGCAACGTCATCACCGTCACGGCGGTCGACCTGGCCGATAATACGGCCACGGACACGCTGACGGTCACCTACACCGCGCCCGACACCACCGTTCCGACCGTGACCATCACCAGTCCCACCGGCGGCGCGGCGTACACCACGTCGAGCGGGAGCATCGCGCTCGGCGGCTCGGCCGGCGACGACGTCGGCGTCGTCCAAGTCCGCTGGTCGAACAGCCGCGGCAGCAGCGGGACGGCCAGCGGTACCACGGCCTGGTCCGCGAAGAACATCGCGCTCCAGTCCGGCACCAACGTGCTGACCGTAACGGCCGTGGACGCGGCGGGCAACGGCGCAAGCGATTCGCTCACCGTCACCTACAACGTGCCGGACACGACGCCGCCGAGCGTGACCGGCCTGTCTCCCGCGAACGGAGCGACGAACGTCGCGGTGACGACAACGCTCACGGCGACCTTCAGCGAGCCGGTGACCAACGTCACGACGTCGACGTTCCGCGTGAACGGCGTGACCGGGACGGTGTCCCTGAACGGCAACACGGCGACCTTCCGGCCGGCGACCGCGCTCACGGGCGGCACCGGCTATACCGCGACCGTCAGCGGCGGTGCGGCCGGCGTAAAGGACCTCGCCGGAAACCCGCTCGCATCCGATCGTGTATGGAGCTTCACCACCGCACCGGTGCTGGCGACCGCGAGCTACCGCGCCTCCTGGAACGCCGTGCCGGACCCGACCGTCACGGGCTACCGGCTCTATTACGCCACCGCGCCCCTCGGCTCCGGCCAGCCTCTGGGCACGCTCGACACCACGGCGACGAGTCTGGTGTTCGTGCCCGGAAACCACGGGCTGATGGCCGGAGCGACGCTGTATCTTGCCGTGACCAGCCTCGGCGAGAACGGCGCCGAATCGCCGCTGTCCGAGCAGGTGTCGATCCTCCTCGAGTAA
- a CDS encoding YhdH/YhfP family quinone oxidoreductase, translating to MSRRFRAMVVRETAEKTFARAIAERAVEDLPKEGNVLIRVQYSSLNYKDALSAIGNRGVSRHYPHTPGIDAAGVVEESGANEIRPGDEVIVTGYDLGMNTPGGFAEYVRVPAAWVVRRPPTLSLRESMIYGTAGFTAALSVHRLLQHGVHPDQGEVLVTGATGGVGSVAVGILAKSGFRVVAATGKPQEAAFLKELGAGEILPREQAIDTTGAGMLKARWAGVVDTVGGEMLSTALRSLKPHGAATCCGLVASRDLSTPIFPFILRGVSLLGIDSAQTSMPQRLAVWQKLAGEWKLPMLERLAREVTLDRLDPEIDRILKGEQKGRVVVKIG from the coding sequence ATGAGCCGCCGTTTTCGTGCCATGGTCGTGCGGGAAACGGCCGAAAAAACGTTCGCGCGCGCGATCGCCGAGCGCGCGGTCGAGGACCTGCCGAAGGAAGGCAACGTCCTCATCCGCGTGCAGTACTCCTCGCTGAACTACAAGGACGCGTTGTCGGCCATCGGCAACAGGGGCGTGAGCCGGCACTACCCGCACACTCCCGGCATCGACGCCGCCGGCGTGGTCGAGGAGAGCGGCGCGAACGAGATCCGCCCCGGGGACGAGGTGATCGTCACCGGCTACGACCTCGGGATGAACACGCCGGGCGGGTTCGCCGAGTACGTGCGCGTACCCGCCGCCTGGGTGGTGCGCCGCCCGCCGACGCTTTCGCTGCGCGAGTCCATGATCTACGGCACCGCCGGTTTCACGGCGGCCCTGTCCGTGCACCGGCTGCTGCAACACGGCGTGCATCCGGACCAGGGCGAGGTGCTCGTGACCGGCGCGACCGGCGGCGTCGGGAGCGTCGCCGTCGGGATACTCGCCAAGAGCGGTTTCCGCGTGGTCGCGGCGACCGGCAAGCCGCAGGAGGCGGCGTTCCTGAAGGAGCTCGGTGCGGGCGAGATCCTGCCGCGCGAGCAGGCGATCGACACGACCGGAGCCGGCATGCTCAAGGCCCGCTGGGCGGGCGTGGTGGATACCGTCGGCGGCGAGATGCTCTCGACCGCGCTGCGATCCCTCAAGCCCCACGGCGCGGCGACCTGCTGCGGGCTCGTCGCCTCGAGGGACCTCAGCACGCCGATCTTCCCGTTCATCCTGCGCGGCGTCAGCCTGCTCGGCATCGACTCGGCCCAGACGTCCATGCCCCAGCGCCTCGCCGTCTGGCAGAAGCTCGCGGGCGAGTGGAAGCTGCCCATGCTCGAGAGGCTCGCCCGCGAGGTGACACTCGATCGGCTCGACCCCGAGATCGACCGCATCCTGAAGGGCGAGCAGAAGGGTCGCGTGGTCGTGAAGATCGGCTGA
- a CDS encoding SAM-dependent methyltransferase — protein sequence MPLGREPLYALGTLLALAGSGDAVVHARDVPYVPTPPAVVEEMLRLAEVGPEDVLYDLGSGDGRIVITAARKYGARGVGVDIDPERIAESEANARAARVTDRVRFIEGDLFEVDLRPATAVTLYLTSSVNLQLRPKLLEELRAGTPVVSHDFGMQDWEPEAVVTVGRSTIYLWHVPARVAGVWRYTVTTPRGPERHRLRITQHLGTVEGRVTIGGVSYPVTGRVEGERLSYEVKRPLAGKTVTQRFEGTATGNHIVGATVSDEGESANQEWLARRGE from the coding sequence ATGCCATTGGGACGCGAGCCGCTGTACGCGCTGGGAACCCTGCTCGCCCTCGCGGGTAGCGGGGACGCGGTCGTCCACGCGCGGGACGTGCCCTATGTCCCGACGCCGCCGGCCGTGGTCGAGGAGATGCTGCGGCTCGCCGAAGTCGGGCCGGAGGACGTGCTCTACGACCTGGGGTCGGGCGACGGCCGCATCGTGATCACCGCGGCGCGGAAGTACGGCGCGCGCGGGGTAGGCGTGGACATCGATCCCGAGCGCATCGCCGAGAGCGAAGCGAACGCGCGTGCCGCCAGGGTCACGGACAGGGTGCGTTTCATCGAAGGCGATCTGTTCGAGGTCGATCTGCGGCCGGCGACGGCGGTCACCCTGTACCTCACGTCCTCCGTGAACCTGCAGCTGCGTCCCAAGCTGCTCGAGGAGCTGCGGGCGGGAACCCCGGTCGTGTCGCACGATTTCGGGATGCAGGACTGGGAGCCGGAGGCCGTCGTCACGGTCGGGAGATCGACCATCTACCTCTGGCACGTCCCGGCCCGCGTCGCCGGGGTGTGGCGCTATACGGTGACCACCCCGCGGGGCCCCGAGCGCCACCGGCTGCGGATCACGCAGCATCTCGGTACCGTCGAGGGCCGGGTGACGATCGGTGGCGTGTCGTATCCGGTCACCGGGCGGGTCGAGGGAGAGCGGCTGAGCTACGAGGTGAAGCGGCCGCTCGCCGGCAAGACCGTCACCCAGCGCTTCGAGGGGACGGCGACCGGCAACCACATCGTCGGTGCGACCGTCTCCGATGAAGGCGAGTCGGCCAACCAGGAATGGCTCGCGCGGCGGGGCGAGTAG
- a CDS encoding APC family permease → MDPRDTPGRPVASPHPSLSRLDVVAIIVGLVIGAGIFKAPAIVAANVGSEWSLLAVWAIGGAVSLAGALCYAELASAYPSAGGEYHFLTRAYGRRVAFLFAWSRLAILQTGSIALLAFVLGDYLAQLAPLDGYGAALYAAVSVIALTGLNIIGLRTSTTLQNVMTVVTLAGLLFVVVAGLGHAPVQAPSSEPVPASGDAAFGLAMVFVLLTFGGWNESAYVSAELRDVRRNMVRVLVTSLGVITLVYLLVNVAYLNVLGLEGMRGSEVVTADVMRYAAGDLGAGLVSALIAVAVAASINVSILTGARTNYAMANDFPLLGFLAGWSGTANAPKNALLVQGAIALALVAVGATARSGFETMVSYVSPIFWFFFLLATVSLFVLRRREPRHPRPFRVPFYPFTPLLFTLTCAYMLYSSLAYTGFGALLGVAVLGMGVPLLYFVNRAPSGDSAAASGDKEVPHAIGTRAAVRAGNPARPRG, encoded by the coding sequence ATGGACCCGCGCGATACGCCAGGACGACCCGTCGCTTCACCCCATCCCTCCCTCTCCCGCCTCGACGTCGTCGCGATCATCGTCGGGCTCGTCATCGGCGCGGGCATCTTCAAGGCCCCCGCGATCGTCGCCGCCAACGTCGGAAGCGAATGGAGCCTGCTCGCCGTCTGGGCGATCGGCGGCGCGGTGTCGCTCGCGGGCGCGTTGTGCTACGCCGAGCTCGCGAGCGCCTATCCGAGCGCCGGCGGCGAGTACCATTTCCTCACACGCGCGTACGGCCGGCGCGTCGCCTTCCTGTTCGCGTGGTCGCGGCTCGCCATCCTGCAGACCGGATCGATCGCGCTGCTCGCGTTCGTGCTCGGCGATTACCTCGCGCAGCTCGCGCCGCTCGACGGCTACGGCGCGGCGCTGTACGCGGCCGTGTCCGTGATCGCCCTCACGGGCCTCAACATCATCGGGCTGCGGACCAGCACGACGCTGCAGAACGTCATGACCGTCGTCACCTTGGCAGGGCTGCTGTTCGTGGTCGTCGCCGGTCTCGGCCACGCCCCGGTCCAGGCGCCGTCCTCCGAACCGGTTCCCGCCTCCGGGGATGCGGCGTTCGGACTCGCGATGGTGTTCGTGCTGCTTACGTTCGGCGGCTGGAACGAGTCGGCCTACGTGTCCGCCGAGCTGCGCGACGTGCGCCGCAACATGGTGCGTGTCCTCGTCACGTCGCTCGGCGTCATCACCCTCGTCTACCTGCTGGTCAACGTGGCATACCTCAACGTCCTCGGCCTCGAGGGCATGCGCGGGTCCGAGGTCGTGACCGCCGACGTGATGCGCTACGCCGCCGGCGACCTCGGCGCGGGCCTGGTGAGCGCCCTCATCGCGGTCGCCGTCGCCGCCTCGATCAACGTGAGCATCCTCACCGGCGCACGCACGAACTACGCGATGGCGAACGACTTTCCGCTGCTCGGGTTCCTGGCCGGCTGGAGCGGCACGGCCAACGCGCCGAAGAACGCCCTGCTCGTGCAGGGCGCGATCGCCCTGGCGCTCGTGGCCGTGGGCGCGACGGCCCGATCGGGGTTCGAGACCATGGTCAGTTACGTTTCCCCGATCTTCTGGTTCTTCTTTCTCCTCGCGACGGTGTCGCTGTTCGTACTGCGCCGGCGGGAGCCGCGGCATCCCCGCCCCTTCCGGGTTCCGTTCTATCCCTTCACGCCGCTCCTGTTCACGCTGACCTGCGCCTACATGCTCTACTCGAGTCTCGCCTACACCGGCTTCGGCGCGCTTCTCGGCGTGGCGGTGCTCGGGATGGGCGTGCCTCTGCTCTACTTCGTGAACCGTGCGCCGTCCGGAGATTCGGCCGCGGCGTCCGGAGACAAGGAGGTGCCTCATGCCATTGGGACGCGAGCCGCTGTACGCGCTGGGAACCCTGCTCGCCCTCGCGGGTAG
- a CDS encoding acetyltransferase, producing MNQVDEERRRLAEAVREACIAAAQQGYENASISGLCEEGALEAAISAIRMVDLDAVLRGRTGE from the coding sequence ATGAACCAGGTCGATGAAGAGCGGCGCCGCCTCGCGGAAGCGGTGCGGGAGGCGTGCATCGCCGCCGCGCAGCAGGGGTACGAGAACGCGTCGATCAGCGGCCTGTGCGAAGAGGGGGCGCTCGAGGCGGCGATCAGCGCCATTCGCATGGTGGATCTCGACGCCGTCCTGCGCGGACGCACGGGCGAATGA